A single region of the Ptychodera flava strain L36383 chromosome 9, AS_Pfla_20210202, whole genome shotgun sequence genome encodes:
- the LOC139140463 gene encoding allene oxide synthase-lipoxygenase protein-like: protein MADCRITVKTGDIKGAGTDANVYIILHGDQGQKSDEKRLDMIFRNDFERGSSDTYRVSDIDIRGDIRKIELRRDTRGIADDWYVDVVEVEHSSSKKKYVFPVHRWISQAHLIQEFDCCLPQNDPHPQQRRQELVKKKGLYKFESKNEEGLPPQIEDVPKEERFSFDYKLEIFLKETSKNTLALILKSPKMLFWDSLDDLTNIYGGLGLPKPAGWYHWESDVEFGMQRLAGCNPAVIRLCREIPENLGVTDEILRPVLEGLSIKKVIKQKRLYIINYEVLKSVNDKVCAPIALFFVNSKKEFVPVAIQLSQAKGEYNPVFLPTDPKYTWLLAKMHFNNADANFHQSCAHLGFTHLIIGSITVSTNRNLSPSHPLFRLLAPHFLYLLSINSLAFTILVNPGGWVDKTMAVGRDGMFTLIAQVFTEWRMDVDGTLPEDLNQRGVSDTDALPNYYYRDDALLLYDAIKHYVTTIVSAHYDDPEKIRWDDEIQAWGKELVAPMPEGCGIKGVPGNGSFRTVDQIVQTVTSIIFISSAVHAAVNFGQYEEYGFPPNYPGKLRGEPPTSKVALDEQAILDQLPNKASTLSIIDVTKLLSTKGTNSLGDFEVPYQYDPIGEMADKEFKKRLAEIGDIIDNRNKTRRAEYTHLHPKNVPNAISI, encoded by the exons ATGGCTGACTGCAGAATCACTGTCAAAACTGGCGATATCAAAGGTGCTGGTACAGATGCCAACGTTTACATCATCTTGCATGGCGACCAGGGCCAAAAATCAGATGAGAAACGGCTGGATATGATTTTTAGAAACGATTTCGAAAGGGGCAGCAGTGATACCTACCGCGTCTCTGATATCGACATCCGTGGCGATATCAGAAAAATAGAATTACGGCGCGACACTAGAGGGATTGCAGATGACTGGTACGTCGATGTCGTTGAAGTCGAGCATTCCAGCAGTAAGAAGAAGTACGTCTTCCCAGTCCATCGATGGATCTCTCAGGCACATCTGATTCAAGAATTCGATTGCTGTCTACCGCAGAATGATCCACACCCACAGCAACGCAGACAAGAGTTGGTCAAAAAGAAGGGACtgtacaaatttgaaagcaagAATGAAGAAGGATTGCCTCCGCAG ATCGAAGACGTGCCGAAAGAAGAGCGGTTCTCGTTTGATTATAAG TTGGAGATATTTCTGAAAGAAACATCGAAAAACACGTTAGCATTGATATTGAAATCACCGAAAATGTTGTTCTGGGATAGTCTCGACGATCTGACAAACATATATGGAGGACTTGGATTACCAAAGCCTGCA GGATGGTACCACTGGGAAAGTGACGTCGAATTTGGCATGCAGCGTCTGGCAGGGTGCAATCCTGCAGTAATACGATTATGTAGGGAGATTCCTGAAAA TCTGGGAGTGACCGACGAAATCCTGCGACCAGTTTTGGAAGGTCTGTCTATTAAAAAGGTTATCAAGCAGAAGCGTTTATACATAATAAATTACGAAGTGTTAAAAAGCGTTAACGACAAG GTTTGCGCACCTATTGCCCTCTTCTTTGTGAACAGTAAGAAGGAGTTTGTTCCGGTAGCGATTCAGTTGTCGCAGGCCAAGGGCGAATATAATCCG GTATTTTTACCGACTGATCCTAAGTACACCTGGCTCTTGGCCAAGATGCACTTCAATAACGCCGATGCAAATTTTCATCAGTCGTGCGCACACCTTGGTTTTACCCATCTGATCATTGGGTCCATCACTGTCAGCACTAATAGGAACCTTTCGCCTTCTCACCCATTATTTCGCCTTCTGGCGCCCCATTTCCTTTACCTACTGTCCATCAACAG CTTGGCATTCACCATATTAGTTAACCCTGGTGGCTGGGTCGATAAAACGATGGCTGTTGGACGCGATGGGATGTTTACTTTAATCGCACAAGTGTTTACGGAATGGAGGATGGATGTGGACGGCACTCTACCCGAAGACTTGAATCAACGAGGTGTGTCCGATACCGACGCTTTGCCAAACTACTACTATCGAGACGACGCATTATTACTGTATGACGCAATCAAACATTATGTCACCACAATTGTCTCAGCACACTATG ATGATCCCGAAAAAATCCGATGGGACGACGAAATACAAGCCTGGGGCAAAGAATTGGTCGCGCCCATGCCAGAGGGATGTGGTATTAAG GGCGTTCCAGGAAATGGCTCTTTCCGAACAGTGGATCAGATTGTCCAGACTGTGACTTCCATAATATTCATCAGCAGTGCCGTGCATGCTGCCGTTAACTTTGGACAATATGAGGAATATGGATTCCCTCCAAACTACCCGGGAAAACTCCGAGGTGAACCACCAACGTCCAAG GTTGCACTTGATGAGCAAGCGATACTAGATCAACTGCCCAACAAAGCATCAACTCTCTCTATCATTGACGTTACCAAGTTGCTAAGCACGAAAGGGACCAACTCCTTGGGAGACTTTGAGGTCCCGTACCAATATGATCCTATCGGAGAGATGGCCGACAAAGA GTTCAAGAAAAGGCTGGCAGAAATAGGGGATATCATCGATAACCGAAACAAGACACGTAGGGCAGAATACACGCACCTTCACCCAAAGAACGTTCCCAACGCAATTAGTATTTAG